One window from the genome of Opisthocomus hoazin isolate bOpiHoa1 chromosome 11, bOpiHoa1.hap1, whole genome shotgun sequence encodes:
- the LOC142362768 gene encoding von Hippel-Lindau disease tumor suppressor-like, protein MSPPGPGAGAGPGAVGPCLRSVNTRELSEVVFNNRSPRSVLPIWVDFEGRPRHYPVLQPRTGRVMHSYRGHLWLFRDAGTNDGLLVNRQELFVAAPEVDKADITLPVFTLKERCLQVVRSLVKPTDYRKLDIVQSLYEELEDHPDIRKDLQRLSLERSETLSNGILE, encoded by the exons ATGTCGCCGCCGGGACCGGgcgccggagcggggccgggagcggttGGGCCGTGCCTGCGCTCCGTCAACACGCGCGAGCTCTCCGAGGTCGTCTTCAACAACCGCAGCCCCCGCTCCGTGCTCCCGATCTGGGTGGATTTCGAAGGCAGGCCGCGCCACTACCCGGTCCTGCAGCCGCGCACCGGGCGGGTCATGCACAGCTACCGCG GTCACCTCTGGCTGTTCCGGGACGCGGGGACCAACGACGGCCTCCTCGTCAACCGGCAGGAGCTGTTCGTCGCGGCGCCCGAGGTCGACAAGGCGGACATCACGCTGCCGG TGTTCACCCTGAAGGAGAGGTGTCTCCAGGTGGTTCGCAGTCTGGTCAAGCCGACGGACTACAGGAAGCTGGACATCGTTCAGTCGTTGTATGAAGAGCTGGAAGACCATCCTGATATTCGGAAGGACCTTCAGCGGCTTTCTCTGGAGAGAAGTGAAACGTTGAGCAACGGAATTCTGGAATAA
- the THUMPD3 gene encoding tRNA (guanine(6)-N(2))-methyltransferase THUMP3 isoform X2 — protein sequence MAEEGAAGPGGEGAELAAVIGATVPTGFELTAAEEVQEKLGSAPRISRDRGKIYFEVPARGLPQVHRLRSVDNLFVVVQEFKDYQFKENKEDALKDLEDLVKNLPWTDPLKVWELNNSLKKKKTKRKKPNLQSTASKEKLNEDGEEEGEDQKDASKEEDCAQNAAGAEPAGSQGSEKTEGVASRSGGEEEEEDNEQLDAKEELQAGSGRETKAGDGKTSEGEAKVLKFRVTCNRAGDKHSFTSNEAARDFGGAVQEHFQWKADMTNFDVEVLLNIHNNEVVVGIALTEESLHRRNITHFGPTTLRSTLAYGMLRLCDPQPTDIIVDPMCGTGAIPIEGATEWPSCYHIAGDNNPQAVKRAANNICSLLKKNESKESSSLGIPLDIIQWDICNLPLRTGSVDIIVTDMPFGKRIGSKKKNWDLYPACLTEMGRICTPGTGRAVLLTQDKKCFAKALSRMGHIWRKAQTVWVNVGGLHAAVYLLKRTWERAEEKRSFW from the exons ATGGcggaggagggggcggcgggcccgggcggggagggCGCGGAGCTGGCGGCCGTTATCGGAGCCACCGTGCCCACCGGGTTCGAGCTGACGGCGGCCGAGGAGGTGCAGGAGAAGCTGGGCTCGGCCCCCCGGATCAGCAGGGACCGGGGCAAGATCTACTTCGAGGTCCCGGCGCGGGGCCTGCCGCAG GTCCATCGGCTGAGGTCCGTGGATAATCTGTTTGTTGTTGTCCAGGAGTTCAAAGACTATCAATTTAAAGAGAACAAG gaAGATGCTCTAAAGGATTTGGAAGATTTGGTTAAAAACCTGCCTTGGACCGATCCGTTGAAAGTTTGGGAGCTAAACaacagcttaaaaaagaaaaagacaaaacgcAAAAAGCCTAATCTGCAGAGTACTGCAAGCAAAGAAAAGTTGAATgaggatggagaagaggaaggagaagatcaAAAGGATGCTAGTAAAGAGGAGGACTGCGCCCAAAACGCTGCAGGGGCAGAACCCGCTGGCAGCCAGGGTTCCGAAAAGACAGAAGGAGTGGCATCCCGaagcgggggggaggaggaggaggaggataatgAACAATTAGATGCTAAAGAGGAATTGCAGGCGGGTTCCGGGCGTGAGACCAAGGCTGGCGACGGTAAGACCAGCGAAGGAGAGGCAAAGGTGTTGAAGTTCCGCGTTACGTGCAATAGAGCAGGAGACAAGCACAGTTTCACCTCAAACGAAGCTGCAAGGGACTTCGGCGGAGCTGTGCAGGAGCACTTCCAGTGGAAGGCTGACATGACTAACTTTGACGTGGAG GTTCTTCTGAATATTCACAATAATGAAGTAGTTGTGGGCATTGCATTAACTGAAGAGAGCCTTCACAGAAGAAATATTACCCATTTTGGACCCACAACTCTTCGTTCAACTCTTGCTTACGGCATGCTTAG ACTCTGCGATCCACAGCCGACAGATATCATAGTTGATCCCATGTGTGGTACAGGTGCAATACCAATCGAG GGAGCCACAGAATGGCCTAGCTGCTACCATATTGCTGGTGATAACAACCCACAAGCTGTGAAGAGAGCAGCAAACAACATCTGTTCTTTACTAAAGAAAAATGAGAGTAAGGAAAG TTCTTCCCTGGGCATACCCTTAGACATCATTCAGTGGGATATTTGCAATCTCCCTTTGCGGACTGGTTCTGTGGATATTATCGTGACCGACATGCCGTTTGGAAAGAG GATCGGGTCAAAGAAGAAGAACTGGGATCTCTACCCAGCCTGCCTGACAGAGATGGGCCGGATCTGCACGCCGGGgacgggcagggctgtgctgctgacGCAGGACAAGAAGTGCTTTGCCAAG GCCTTGTCACGAATGGGACACATCTGGCGCAAAGCTCAGACCGTGTGGGTGAACGTCGGCGGACTTCATGCTGCGGTGTATCTTCTGAAACGCACCTGGGAAAGAGCGGAAGAAAAAAGATCTTTCTGGTAA
- the THUMPD3 gene encoding tRNA (guanine(6)-N(2))-methyltransferase THUMP3 isoform X1: MAEEGAAGPGGEGAELAAVIGATVPTGFELTAAEEVQEKLGSAPRISRDRGKIYFEVPARGLPQVHRLRSVDNLFVVVQEFKDYQFKENKEDALKDLEDLVKNLPWTDPLKVWELNNSLKKKKTKRKKPNLQSTASKEKLNEDGEEEGEDQKDASKEEDCAQNAAGAEPAGSQGSEKTEGVASRSGGEEEEEDNEQLDAKEELQAGSGRETKAGDGKTSEGEAKVLKFRVTCNRAGDKHSFTSNEAARDFGGAVQEHFQWKADMTNFDVEVLLNIHNNEVVVGIALTEESLHRRNITHFGPTTLRSTLAYGMLRLCDPQPTDIIVDPMCGTGAIPIEGATEWPSCYHIAGDNNPQAVKRAANNICSLLKKNESKESSSSLGIPLDIIQWDICNLPLRTGSVDIIVTDMPFGKRIGSKKKNWDLYPACLTEMGRICTPGTGRAVLLTQDKKCFAKALSRMGHIWRKAQTVWVNVGGLHAAVYLLKRTWERAEEKRSFW, encoded by the exons ATGGcggaggagggggcggcgggcccgggcggggagggCGCGGAGCTGGCGGCCGTTATCGGAGCCACCGTGCCCACCGGGTTCGAGCTGACGGCGGCCGAGGAGGTGCAGGAGAAGCTGGGCTCGGCCCCCCGGATCAGCAGGGACCGGGGCAAGATCTACTTCGAGGTCCCGGCGCGGGGCCTGCCGCAG GTCCATCGGCTGAGGTCCGTGGATAATCTGTTTGTTGTTGTCCAGGAGTTCAAAGACTATCAATTTAAAGAGAACAAG gaAGATGCTCTAAAGGATTTGGAAGATTTGGTTAAAAACCTGCCTTGGACCGATCCGTTGAAAGTTTGGGAGCTAAACaacagcttaaaaaagaaaaagacaaaacgcAAAAAGCCTAATCTGCAGAGTACTGCAAGCAAAGAAAAGTTGAATgaggatggagaagaggaaggagaagatcaAAAGGATGCTAGTAAAGAGGAGGACTGCGCCCAAAACGCTGCAGGGGCAGAACCCGCTGGCAGCCAGGGTTCCGAAAAGACAGAAGGAGTGGCATCCCGaagcgggggggaggaggaggaggaggataatgAACAATTAGATGCTAAAGAGGAATTGCAGGCGGGTTCCGGGCGTGAGACCAAGGCTGGCGACGGTAAGACCAGCGAAGGAGAGGCAAAGGTGTTGAAGTTCCGCGTTACGTGCAATAGAGCAGGAGACAAGCACAGTTTCACCTCAAACGAAGCTGCAAGGGACTTCGGCGGAGCTGTGCAGGAGCACTTCCAGTGGAAGGCTGACATGACTAACTTTGACGTGGAG GTTCTTCTGAATATTCACAATAATGAAGTAGTTGTGGGCATTGCATTAACTGAAGAGAGCCTTCACAGAAGAAATATTACCCATTTTGGACCCACAACTCTTCGTTCAACTCTTGCTTACGGCATGCTTAG ACTCTGCGATCCACAGCCGACAGATATCATAGTTGATCCCATGTGTGGTACAGGTGCAATACCAATCGAG GGAGCCACAGAATGGCCTAGCTGCTACCATATTGCTGGTGATAACAACCCACAAGCTGTGAAGAGAGCAGCAAACAACATCTGTTCTTTACTAAAGAAAAATGAGAGTAAGGAAAG CAGTTCTTCCCTGGGCATACCCTTAGACATCATTCAGTGGGATATTTGCAATCTCCCTTTGCGGACTGGTTCTGTGGATATTATCGTGACCGACATGCCGTTTGGAAAGAG GATCGGGTCAAAGAAGAAGAACTGGGATCTCTACCCAGCCTGCCTGACAGAGATGGGCCGGATCTGCACGCCGGGgacgggcagggctgtgctgctgacGCAGGACAAGAAGTGCTTTGCCAAG GCCTTGTCACGAATGGGACACATCTGGCGCAAAGCTCAGACCGTGTGGGTGAACGTCGGCGGACTTCATGCTGCGGTGTATCTTCTGAAACGCACCTGGGAAAGAGCGGAAGAAAAAAGATCTTTCTGGTAA